The Phycisphaerales bacterium sequence GAGGACACAACGCCCGCGCACGTCGCCACCATCAACCAGCTCCCCGTCGCCCACGGCGAGGGCCGCTTCGTCACCGCCGAGCCCGCCGTCCTCAAGCAACTCGAGCAGAACGGCCAGGTCGTGCTCCGCTACACCGACAACTACAACGGCAGCGAGGGTGCCGTCGCCGGCATCTGCGACACAACGGGCCGCGTCTTCGGCCTCATGCCCCACCCCGAGCGCTACCTCGACTGGACCCGCCACCCCTACTGGACCCGCCTGGACGCCAGCACCCGCAAAGGCGCAACCCCCGGCCTGCGCATTTTTCAGAACGCCGTGGAGGCGGCGAAGGGCGTCGTCGTCGCGTGACCATGTCGCACTGAGGACCACCGCGGAGGAGCGCGGAGTGAGCGGAGTGACGCGGAGTCTGATCCATGATCCTCAACTCCGCGCAACTCCGCCTACTCCGCCAACTCCGCGGTAGAGCCTTTCAGCTTCGCTCGCAGCAGCGCCGGTGATCCATGATCCACGACGACCCCAAGCTGAAGCTCAAGCGTGAGGTCGCCGAGGACCGCGCCTGCCCGACCTGCGGCTACAACCTCCGCGGCCTGAAACTCGGCGACAAGTGCCCCGAGTGCGGCTCGCGCATCACCTCCGGCATCACCGACCCGCTCGCGGGCTGGGTCATCACCGACGCGGGCTTCGGCTACCTCCAGGCGCTTGGGTTCGGCGCGCTGCTCATGGCCCTGTGCGCGCCGTTCATCCTGCTGGGGCTGATCTGGACGCTGGTCGAAGCTCCATGGGAGAACGGCCTGACCCTGTGGCCCGGCGGCGGCGCGAGCATGGCGGCGCTGGGCTTTGCGCTGGGCGTGTGGATCACTACCTCGCCGCGACCGACGCCCGCGTCAACGGAGAACGCGGGCAGCCACATGCACGGCGAGTGGCTGGTCGTCCGATGGGTCAGCCGCGCCACGCAGCTGCTGTGGATCGGCGCGACGCCGATGTTCGTGTGGGGGGCCGATCAGATCAGCGAGTTTCATCTCAACGGCACCGCCCCGCACGCGGCCACCGAGATCGCGCTTTGGTGCGGGGCGATCCTGTGGGTCGCCGCGTTCGCGGGGCTCGGTTTCCTCGCGGTCTACCTGTCGCGCCTGGCCGACTGGGCGACCGACACCACGCTTGCCGACCGCCTACGTCTCGTCCCGTACTCGCTGGGCATCGGCGGCTTCATCATGGGCTCGCTCGTGCTGCTCCGCGGCCCGATCGGGTACGAGGGCGGTGGGCTCGTCCTGATGTTCGTCGGCTGCCTCGGCGCCCTCATGCTGCTCATCGCCATCGGCACCTTCGGCTGGGGGCTGCTCACCTTCGCGAACCTGGCGCGGTGGTCGGCCTCCAGCCGGCGCGCCAAGCTCGCCACCGAGGCCCGCCGCTCGCAGATCATCCTCGACCGCATCGAGGCCCAGAAGGCCAAGCCGATTGATACCCACGACGCGGTTCTCGAAGGCACCCGCCCCAGCAAGCCGCAGGGCAAGGTGGTGCAGAAGAGCGGCGACGTGCAGCCCTACGACCTCGCGTGACCGTTCTTTGACAACCTCACAGCGCCATCCGCGCCCCCGGCTCAATCGCCCGTGGCAGCTTCGCCTTGTACGCGTCCAATTCTTCGGCCGAGGTGGCCGTGCGGGCCGAAACCTCGAGCAGCGCGTCCACCGTCCCATCGGCCTTGGTCGGCACCTTTACGCCCGCGGCCGTCAGCCAACGGGCCGCGCGGCGCGTCTGGATCTCGCGGCTGCTCTCCACGCTGTCAACGCCGGTGGCGTTCTTGATGGGCGCGAACTCCTCGATCCGGTCGGTCTCGTAGACAATCGACGAGCGGCACAGCGGCAGAGCGTCGAACACGAACCGCTCGAGCTTCACGCCGTTGTTGCCGGTTGGGGCGACCGGCTCGCCCTTGTCGTTCACGTGCGGGATCTTCTTCTCCGCGCGGTGGTACGGAAGCGCGAACTGCGGGTCGGTCGCGAGCCGCTGCACGAACTCCACGCTCATCACGTGGATGGCGATCGAGCCGGCGATGAAGCGGAGCGTGCCGTCGGGCAGGGTCTGCTCCTGGAGGGTCTGCGGCAGGTCGGAGTACTCGATGACCTCGGTCTTGCCGTTGACGGAGCAGAACACGCCAACCTTCTCGCCGGGGCCGGTCTTGCGGACCATCTTGCTGGACATTTCGCCGGAGGACTCGAGCCCGCCGCCGCCCGCGCCCGCGTGCAGGCCGAGGAACACGGGGTCGATCGCCCGCACGATCGGGTTGTCGACCTGGAAGTAGCTGATCTGCTCAACGCCGCGCTTGCGCATGTCGGCGAGGGCGCCGCTGACGTGCAGGGCGCGGATGGAGCCGCCGTGCCCGTCGGGGTTCGTGGCGACCTCGCCCTTGCTCGCGAGCAGGATTTTGCCGGAACTCATGTCAAAGCTGGGCAGCACGCCCTGCGGAAAGAACATCACATTGCGACGGTCGAGGCCGAAGAAGCGATTCTGCTCGAAAAAGCTGACCGTGGACTGGTGGTTGAGCGGGCTGGTCATGATGTACCAGGGCACCGGCGCCCCGTAGCGGTCCTGCACGCCCAGCAGGTTCTCGGCGAAGATCTGGAACAGCGGCTTGCCGGTCACCGCGCCCGCGGGGTAGCAGCCCTTGGGGCCGTCGAAGCCCAGGCGCGAGCCCTGGCCGCCGGCGACGGTGAACGCGGCCACCTTCCCGGCGCGGATGAGGGCCTCGCCGGCCTTCTGGGCCGCGGCCTTGTCCCAGCGGCGCGTCGGCGAGTTCGGGTCATTAGGGAAGTAGGGCGCGGGGCCGACGTCGGCCGACAGGCTGAACGCGGGTTTGCTCTTGACGTACGCCTGCACGAGTGCCGGGACCGACTCAAGGTCGAGCTGGTCGATCTGGGTGAGCAGGGCGTCCTGCTCGTGGCTGGAGAGCTCGTTATAGAACCGGAGCAGGTGATCCTGCTGGATGTTCTCGAGCCGCTGGCGAACCTGGGCGTACGTGGGCATGGACCAACTTCTCCCGTTTCGAAAAGCCTAGCACCGCGCGAACGAACTCCGGTCCAGCACGGCCACCATACGATGCCACGTTGAAACACCCTCGCCATCACATCTTCGAGCAAACCCCCGAGTCGCTGGCCGCGTGGTGCGCCGAGCGGAAGATGCTGCCCTTCCGCGCAAAGCAGATTCTGGAATGGGTTTACCAGAAGGGCGTGGCCGACCCGGCCATGATGTCCAACCTGTCCAAGCTCGATCGCGACACCCTTGCCCGCGAGATGACATTCCTTTCAGGCGAGGTGCTGCTGCACCAGCGGGCGACGGACGGGACGCAGAAGCTGCTGGTGGAGTGGAGCGACGCCGGGCCGCGGAGCCCCACGGCCGCGGACAACCCCCAGTTCGACAAGCCGATCCCGCTGCCGGTGCTGCCGGCGCAGAAGAACCTGGGCGATCCGAGCCGGCAGACCGAGTGCGTGATGATCCCGTCGCTGGGTACCCCGACACTCCGTGCTGGGAGTTCACGGGTCGATGACGCGGCGGATGAGGACGGGATGGAGATGGTGGACACGGACGAGGAAGCGGAGTCGCATCATTGTTCGGTGGCGAAGAGAACAGGCAGAGCAGGCCCGGCTCGGAGAGACGGGGTACCCAAAGGCGAGAGCTCGCAGCGGTTCACGGCGTGCATCAGTTCGCAGGTGGGGTGCCCGGTGGGATGCAAGTTCTGTGCGTCGGGGCTGGGCGGGCTGGACGCGTCGCTGTCGGCGGGGCGGATCGTCGAGCAGGTGTGGCGGCTGGGGCGACTGCCCGGCGTGCGGCGGATCACGAACGTCGTGTTCATGGGGATGGGCGAGCCGCTGAGCAACCTGCCGGCGGTGGTACCGGCGGTGCGGACGATGACGAGCCTGTGGGGGCTGGGGATCTCGGCCCGCAAGATCACGATCTCAACGGTGGGCCTGCCCAAGGCCATCGACAAGCTGAGCGAGCAGCTGGACCTGCCGGTGACGCTGGCGCTTTCGCTGCATGCGCCCAACGACGAGCTGCGGCGGCAACTGATCCCGTGGGCGGAGTACACGACGATCAAGGACCTGCTGGCGGCGTGCCAGCGGTGGTTCGAGAAGACCGGGCGGGAGATCACGCTGGAGTACACGCTGCTGCGGGGAGTGAATGACCGGCCGGAGCATGCCGAGCAGTTGTCGCAGGTGGCCCGGACGCTGCGGGCGAACGTGAACCTGATCCGGTACAACGAGGTGAAGGGCATGCCGTTCGAGCGGCCGCAGACCGAGGACGTGCGGCGGTTCCAGGAGGTGCTGCGGGCGCGGAACGTGAATGCGCACATCCGGGCGAGCCGCGGGCGGGATATCGCGGCGGCGTGCGGCCAGCTGCGGCACGAGGCGACGCACTCACCGGCGAATCCGGCGGCACCGGGCTGATCTATGGGCGATGTGTTGCCAGCCCTGCTCGCGGTGGCGGACGCTTCGGAACAGCGGACATTCTGGCCGTACACGCGCGACCACTGGATCGCGCTGGCGGTCACGGCGGTGGTGACGGTCGGGCTGTCGTGGCTGGGGGCTCGGTGGCGGGGCACGCCCAAAGGGCGCACGCTGCACGAGGGGTGGACGTGGTTCGTGATCGTCGTGCAGGTGCTGAGCCTGTACTACTACGTGTGGCACCGCGGCTTCAGCTGGGAGACGAGCCTGCCGCTGGAGATCTGCGATCTGGCGGGGATGGTGTCGGTGGTGGCGCTGTGGACCGGGCGGCGGGTGCCGACGCTGATCCTCTATTACTGGGCGTTCGCGCTGACGACCAACGCGTTCGTGACACCGATCCTGAGACAGGGACCGGAGAACCTGCGGTACTACGTGTTCTGGATCACGCACATCGTGATCCTGGCGTCGGCGGTGTACGTGGTGGTGGTGCAGCGGTTCAGGCCGCGGGGCTGGGACTTCGGGATGATCACGCTGGTGATGTGCCTGTATGGTGCGGTGGTGATCCCTCTAGACGTGATCATGGAGTTCAACTACGGGTTCGTGGGGGACAGCAAGCCGGACACGCCGACGGCGGTGGACATCCTGGGGCCGTGGCCGCTGCGGCTGGTGTGGATGTTCCTGGCGGTGCACGGTTTGTTTCTGTTGTTGACGGTGGTGTGGTGGAGGCCCCGAAGGCGCGAAGCGGTCGGTTCGGTCGGATCAGTCCAACAGGTCAGATAGGGCGGGACGGAATCGGTAGACTCGCGGCCCATGGCTTCGTACGTGCTGATGCTGATCGGGGTGGGGTTCGCGGTGTCGTTGCCGGCGACGTGGGTCGTGCGGGCGGTGAGCAACCGGCTGAACGCGCACGACACGGAGCCGGTGCCGGGGCAGGTGAAGGAGCAGCGGCGGCGCGTGCCGAACACGGGCGGGGTCGCGGTGTTCCTGGGGCTGGTGCTGCCGATCGCGGCGGGGCTGGTCTTCGCGAACCTGCTGGAGGGGCACAGCGCCGACAAGGGCGGGGCGGATTACGCGTGGCTGCCCGGGGCGGTTCGGGAGCACATCGGGGGCATCCAGAACCAGACGCGCCTGGGGCTGCTGCTGCTGGGGTCGCTGACGCTGCTGCACGTGCTGGGGCTGGTGGATGACCGGCGGCCGATGGGGCCGTGGGTGAAGCTGCTGATCATGGCGGTGCCGGCGGTCGCGGTGCCGGCGCTGTCGGACACGCGCCTGCTCACGCTGCTGGATGCGCATGTGGGCAGCCCCTGGCTGTCGATCGTGGTGACGGCGCTGTGGTTCCTGGTGGTCACCAACGCCATGAACTTCATGGACAACATGGATGGGCTGGCGGGCGGCGTGGGCGTGGTGGCGGCGTCGTGCTTTCTCGCGGCCACGCTCATGCAGGGGCAGTGGTTCGTGGGTGCGTGCCTGGCGCTGCTGATCGGGTCGGTGCTGGGGTTCCTCGTGTTCAACTTCCCGCTGCGGAGGCCGGCGACGATCTTCATGGGCGACGGGGGGTCGCTGTTGCTGGGGTTCACGCTCGCGTTCCTCACGGCGCGGACGACGTACTACAACGAGTTCAATCCGGAAGGGACGCAGTGGCACGCGGTGTTCATGCCGCTGATCGTGCTTGCGGTGCCGCTGTACGACTTCGTGAGTGTGACGGCGATCCGGCTGTCGCAGGGGCGGAGCCCGTTCGTAGGCGACCTCAACCACCTGTCGCACCGGATTGTGCGGCGGGGATTGTCGAAGCGCGCGGCGGTGACGGCGATCTGCGCGCTCGCGGCGGTAACGGGGTCCAACGCGGTGTTCCTGGGAGAGATGTCGGCGGTGCACGCGTTGTTCGCGGGGGTGCAGACGCTGCTGGTGCTTCTCGTGATCGCGCTGATTGAGTTCGCGGCGACGCCGAAGGGGGTTGGGTGAACGGCGCCGCGGTGGGACCATCTCGTGGGAAGGGGGACCCGCTCGCTGACGCTCGGGGCTCCTTGAAGACATCTCGATGGCACGTCGGGGTTTTCGTGATCCTCGTCGTGCTGGGGATTCGCTGCACGGGGGCGCCGGACTTGTTCCCGGGGTGGAGCGGGGATCCGCTGGTAATGGAGTCGCCAATCACCGGGATCACGCCGGCGATGTCGGTGGGGCTGGACCTAATCACGCTGCTGGCGAGCGCGGCGGTGCTGATGGGGTGTGCGCGGCGGGGGTGGAGGCCGCGGGCGTGGGAGCTGGTGCTGTACATCGTGGGCGGGTGGGTGGTGGCGTGGTACAGCCTTCGGGGGAACTCAACGCTGATGAACATGGTGCAGGGGTGCCAGTGGCTGGCGGGGTTCGGCGCCGCGGTGGCGAGCGTGCAGGCGTGCCGCGACGCGGCGGTGCGGCGGCTGGTGCTGGCGGTGCTGCTGGGCGTGGGGGTGATGGTGGCGCTGAAGGGCGCGCACCAGGTGTACTTCGAGCACGCGGCGGTGTACCAGGACTTCCTGCGGAACAAGGCGCAGGTGCTGGAGGCGCACGGGTGGAGCGAGGGCTCGCCGATGGCGCTGGCGTACGAGCGGCGGATCAGCCAGGCGGATCCGACGGGGTGGTTCGGGCTGTCGAACGTGTACGCGACGGTGATGGCGGCGGGGATGACTGTGTGTGTGGGGCTGGGGGCAATAGGTCTGCTAGGTCTGCGAGGTCGGATAGGTCTGATGGGGCGGGGAG is a genomic window containing:
- a CDS encoding UDPGP type 1 family protein — encoded protein: MPTYAQVRQRLENIQQDHLLRFYNELSSHEQDALLTQIDQLDLESVPALVQAYVKSKPAFSLSADVGPAPYFPNDPNSPTRRWDKAAAQKAGEALIRAGKVAAFTVAGGQGSRLGFDGPKGCYPAGAVTGKPLFQIFAENLLGVQDRYGAPVPWYIMTSPLNHQSTVSFFEQNRFFGLDRRNVMFFPQGVLPSFDMSSGKILLASKGEVATNPDGHGGSIRALHVSGALADMRKRGVEQISYFQVDNPIVRAIDPVFLGLHAGAGGGGLESSGEMSSKMVRKTGPGEKVGVFCSVNGKTEVIEYSDLPQTLQEQTLPDGTLRFIAGSIAIHVMSVEFVQRLATDPQFALPYHRAEKKIPHVNDKGEPVAPTGNNGVKLERFVFDALPLCRSSIVYETDRIEEFAPIKNATGVDSVESSREIQTRRAARWLTAAGVKVPTKADGTVDALLEVSARTATSAEELDAYKAKLPRAIEPGARMAL
- the rlmN gene encoding 23S rRNA (adenine(2503)-C(2))-methyltransferase RlmN, whose amino-acid sequence is MKHPRHHIFEQTPESLAAWCAERKMLPFRAKQILEWVYQKGVADPAMMSNLSKLDRDTLAREMTFLSGEVLLHQRATDGTQKLLVEWSDAGPRSPTAADNPQFDKPIPLPVLPAQKNLGDPSRQTECVMIPSLGTPTLRAGSSRVDDAADEDGMEMVDTDEEAESHHCSVAKRTGRAGPARRDGVPKGESSQRFTACISSQVGCPVGCKFCASGLGGLDASLSAGRIVEQVWRLGRLPGVRRITNVVFMGMGEPLSNLPAVVPAVRTMTSLWGLGISARKITISTVGLPKAIDKLSEQLDLPVTLALSLHAPNDELRRQLIPWAEYTTIKDLLAACQRWFEKTGREITLEYTLLRGVNDRPEHAEQLSQVARTLRANVNLIRYNEVKGMPFERPQTEDVRRFQEVLRARNVNAHIRASRGRDIAAACGQLRHEATHSPANPAAPG
- a CDS encoding TIGR02206 family membrane protein, with translation MPALLAVADASEQRTFWPYTRDHWIALAVTAVVTVGLSWLGARWRGTPKGRTLHEGWTWFVIVVQVLSLYYYVWHRGFSWETSLPLEICDLAGMVSVVALWTGRRVPTLILYYWAFALTTNAFVTPILRQGPENLRYYVFWITHIVILASAVYVVVVQRFRPRGWDFGMITLVMCLYGAVVIPLDVIMEFNYGFVGDSKPDTPTAVDILGPWPLRLVWMFLAVHGLFLLLTVVWWRPRRREAVGSVGSVQQVR
- a CDS encoding MraY family glycosyltransferase, whose amino-acid sequence is MASYVLMLIGVGFAVSLPATWVVRAVSNRLNAHDTEPVPGQVKEQRRRVPNTGGVAVFLGLVLPIAAGLVFANLLEGHSADKGGADYAWLPGAVREHIGGIQNQTRLGLLLLGSLTLLHVLGLVDDRRPMGPWVKLLIMAVPAVAVPALSDTRLLTLLDAHVGSPWLSIVVTALWFLVVTNAMNFMDNMDGLAGGVGVVAASCFLAATLMQGQWFVGACLALLIGSVLGFLVFNFPLRRPATIFMGDGGSLLLGFTLAFLTARTTYYNEFNPEGTQWHAVFMPLIVLAVPLYDFVSVTAIRLSQGRSPFVGDLNHLSHRIVRRGLSKRAAVTAICALAAVTGSNAVFLGEMSAVHALFAGVQTLLVLLVIALIEFAATPKGVG